A genomic window from Vigna radiata var. radiata cultivar VC1973A chromosome 2, Vradiata_ver6, whole genome shotgun sequence includes:
- the LOC106780784 gene encoding ABC transporter B family member 15-like, which yields MGNNSLFRYADGVDRLLMFFGTLGSLGDGLQTPLMMYILSDVINAYGDKNSHLKMHDVNKYALRLFCAALGVGLSAFIEGICWTRTAERQASRMRMEYLKSVLRQDVGFFDTQTGGSSTTYQVVSLISSDANTIQVVLCEKIPDCLAYMSTFLFCHIFAFVLSWRLTLAAIPLSVMFIVPALVFGKIMLDLAMKMIESYGVAGGIAEQAISSIRTVYSYVGENQTLNRFSSALQKTLEFGIKQGFAKGLMLGSMGVIYISWGFQAWVGTILITKMGEQGGHVFVAGFNVLMGGLSILSALPNLTAITEATAAVTRLLEMIDRVPTIDSEDKKGKALSYVRGEIEFKDIHFCYPSRPDTSVLQGFNLTVPAGKKVGLVGGSGSGKSTIIALLERFYDPVEGVILLDGHKINRLQLKWLRSQFGLVNQEPVLFATSIKENILFGKEGASMESVITAAKAANAHDFIVKLPDGYETQVGQFGFQLSGGQKQRVAIARALLRDPKVLLLDEATSALDAQSERVVQAAIDQASKGRTTIIIAHRLSTIQSAHLIAVLQAGRVIETGTHNELMELTDGEYAHMVELQQITTQSDEFKPSNLQIEGKNSHRMSIPQSPAVSFRSSTVGSPMLNPFSQGFSMGTPYSYSIQYDPDDDSFEDNMKRANHPAPSQWRLLKMNAPEWGRAMLGILGAIGSGAVQPVNAYCVGTLISVYFETDSSKMKSKAKDLALIFLGIGVFNFFTSILQHYNFAVMGERLTKRIREKMLEKLMTFEIGWFDHEENTSASICARLSSEANLVRSLVGDRLSLLAQAVFGSVFAYTLGLVLTWRLSLVMIAVQPLVIGSFYSRSVLMKSMAEKARKAQREGSQLASEAVVNHRTITAFSSQKRMLALFKSTMVGPKKESIRQSWISGFGLFSSQFFNTSSTALAYWYGGRLLIDHKIDPKELFQAFLILLFTAYIIADAGSMTSDLSKGSSAVGSVFAMLDRKTEIDPETSWGGEKRRKIRGRVDLKNVFFAYPTRPDQMVFKGLSLKIEAGKTVALVGHSGCGKSTVIGLIERFYDPTKGTVCIDEQDIKSYNLRMLRSHIALVSQEPALFSGTIRENIAYGKENTTESEIRRAASLANAHEFISGMDDGYETYCGERGVQLSGGQKQRIALARAILKNPAILLLDEATSALDSVSEILVQEALEKIMVGRTCIAVAHRLSTIQKSNYIAVIKNGKVVEQGSHNELISLGRDGAYNSLVKLQSGSSPR from the exons ATGGGGAACAATAGTTTGTTTCGTTATGCAGATGGAGTAGACAGATTGCTGATGTTCTTTGGGACCTTGGGAAGCCTTGGAGATGGACTACAGACCCCTCTAATGATGTACATTCTTAGTGATGTGATCAACGCCTATGGAGACAAAAATAGTCACTTGAAAATGCATGATGTGAACAAG TATGCCTTGAGGCTTTTTTGTGCTGCACTAGGAGTTGGACTTTCAGCTTTTATTG AAGGAATATGTTGGACAAGAACTGCTGAGAGACAGGCTTCCAGAATGAGAATGGAATACCTAAAATCAGTCCTAAGACAAGATGTCGGTTTCTTTGACACACAGACTGGTGGCTCTTCAACAACCTACCAAGTTGTCTCCCTCATTTCCTCAGATGCCAATACAATCCAAGTTGTCTTGTGTGAGAAG ATACCTGATTGCCTGGCTTATATGTCAACATTCCTATTTTGCCACATCTTTGCATTTGTACTTTCATGGAGACTTACATTGGCAGCCATACCACTCTCTGTCATGTTCATTGTTCCAGCACTTGTATTTGGGAAGATCATGTTGGATCTCGCAATGAAAATGATTGAGTCTTATGGGGTTGCCGGTGGCATAGCAGAGCAGGCAATATCTTCAATAAGAACTGTTTATTCATATGTTGGGGAGAATCAAACACTAAACAGATTTAGCAGCGCACTTCAGAAAACACTGGAATTTGGAATAAAGCAAGGTTTTGCAAAAGGGTTAATGTTGGGAAGTATGGGGGTCATTTATATCAGTTGGGGCTTTCAAGCTTGGGTTGGAACAATTCTGATCACTAAAATGGGAGAACAAGGTGGCCATGTGTTTGTAGCTGGCTTCAATGTTCTCATGGGAGGCTT GAGCATTTTAAGTGCTCTTCCAAATTTAACTGCCATCACAGAGGCAACTGCTGCAGTCACACGACTTTTAGAAATGATTGATCGGGTCCCAACCATAGATTCTGAAGATAAGAAAGGAAAGGCCTTGTCATATGTGAGGGGAGAGATTGAATTTAAAGACATCCACTTTTGTTACCCATCTAGGCCAGACACATCAGTCTTGCAAGGATTCAATCTCACTGTTCCAGCAGGCAAGAAGGTAGGCCTTGTGGGAGGTAGTGGTTCAGGTAAATCCACTATCATAGCCTTGCTTGAAAGGTTTTATGACCCTGTTGAAGGAGTAATACTCTTGGATGGTCACAAGATTAACAGGCTTCAACTGAAGTGGTTGAGATCCCAATTTGGTCTTGTAAATCAAGAACCTGTTCTCTTTGCCACTTCCATaaaagagaatatattgttTGGAAAGGAAGGAGCTTCAATGGAAAGTGTGATAACTGCGGCTAAAGCAGCTAATGCACATGATTTCATTGTCAAGTTACCAGATGGATATGAAACTCAA GTTGGGCAGTTTGGGTTTCAGTTGTCTGGTGGGCAGAAGCAACGTGTTGCCATAGCAAGAGCCTTGCTAAGGGATCCAAAGGTTCTCTTGCTTGATGAAGCTACCAGTGCATTGGATGCTCAATCTGAAAGGGTGGTACAAGCAGCCATTGATCAAGCTTCAAAAGGAAGGACAACGATCATCATAGCTCACCGCTTGTCAACAATTCAATCTGCTCACTTGATTGCAGTCCTTCAAGCAGGGAGAGTCATTGAAACAGGTACTCATAATGAGCTCATGGAATTGACTGATGGTGAGTATGCTCACATGGTAGAGTTGCAGCAAATAACAACCCAATCTGATGAATTCAAACCTTCCAATCTTCAAATAGAAGGAAAGAACTCTCACAGGATGAGCATTCCACAAAGTCCAGCTGTAAGTTTCAGATCAAGCACTGTAGGCAGTCCAATGTTGAATCCCTTCAGTCAGGGGTTTTCCATGGGAACACCATACTCATATTCTATTCAATATGATCCTGATGATGATAGTTTTGAGGATAACATGAAACGAGCAAATCATCCAGCTCCTTCACAGTGGCGTTTGCTGAAAATGAATGCACCTGAGTGGGGAAGAGCAATGCTAGGAATCTTAGGAGCAATAGGGTCAGGAGCAGTACAGCCTGTGAATGCATACTGTGTAGGAACACTTATATCAGTTTATTTTGAAACTGATAGCTCTAAGATGAAGTCTAAAGCTAAAGACCTGGCCCTCATTTTCTTAGGAATTGGTGTTTTCAACTTCTTCACTAGTATTCTTCAGCACTATAACTTTGCAGTTATGGGAGAAAGGTTGACtaaaagaataagagagaaGATGCTAGAGAAGTTGATGACTTTTGAGATAGGGTGGTTTGATCATGAAGAGAACACAAGTGCGTCCATTTGTGCAAGATTATCCTCTGAAGCCAACTTGGTCCGTTCCCTTGTTGGAGATCGACTGTCTTTGTTGGCTCAAGCAGTTTTTGGGTCTGTCTTCGCCTACACTCTAGGACTTGTGCTCACATGGAGGCTTTCCCTTGTGATGATTGCAGTGCAGCCATTAGTCATTGGAAGCTTTTACTCAAGAAGTGTCTTGATGAAGAGTATGGCCGAGAAAGCTCGTAAGGCACAAAGGGAAGGAAGCCAACTTGCAAGTGAAGCTGTTGTAAACCATAGAACCATAACTGCCTTCAGCTCTCAGAAAAGAATGTTGGCACTTTTCAAATCCACAATGGTAGGACCTAAAAAGGAGAGTATTAGGCAGTCATGGATTTCAGGCTTTGGTCTTTTCAGCTCTCAGTTTTTCAACACTTCATCAACAGCACTGGCTTACTGGTATGGTGGGAGGCTCTTGATAGATCATAAAATAGACCCAAAGGAACTCTTCCAAgcatttttaatattactattCACTGCTTACATAATTGCAGATGCTGGAAGCATGACTTCTGACTTGTCCAAAGGAAGCAGCGCAGTTGGATCAGTTTTTGCAATGCTAGACAGGAAAACTGAGATTGACCCTGAGACTTCATGGGGTGGTGAGAAAAGGAGGAAAATAAGGGGCAGAGTTGAcctaaaaaatgttttctttgcATATCCAACTAGACCTGATCAAATGGTTTTCAAGGGCTTATCTCTTAAAATTGAAGCTGGGAAAACAGTGGCTCTAGTAGGGCACAGTGGTTGTGGTAAATCAACAGTTATTGGTCTTATTGAAAGGTTTTATGATCCTACAAAGGGAACGGTGTGCATAGATGAGCAAGACATCAAGTCCTACAATTTAAGAATGCTGAGGTCACACATTGCATTAGTGAGTCAGGAGCCAGCTCTATTTTCTGGTACCATACGAGAAAACATTGCCTATGGGAAAGAAAACACAACAGAATCCGAGATAAGAAGGGCAGCATCTCTGGCTAATGCTCATGAATTCATAAG TGGAATGGATGATGGGTATGAGACATACTGTGGTGAAAGAGGAGTTCAGCTATCAGGAGGTCAGAAGCAAAGAATAGCATTAGCTAGGGCGATTCTGAAGAATCCTGCAATACTTCTTCTAGATGAGGCTACAAGTGCACTTGATAGTGTGTCAGAGATCTTGGTCCAAGAAGCACTAGAGAAGATAATGGTTGGAAGAACATGCATAGCAGTGGCTCACAGGCTCTCTACAATACAGAAATCCAACTACATTGCTGTGATTAAGAATGGAAAGGTTGTGGAACAAGGTTCACATAACGAATTGATTTCACTCGGACGCGATGGTGCATACAATTCTCTTGTTAAACTGCAAAGTGGTAGCTCTCctagataa
- the LOC106755945 gene encoding protein NDR1 gives MDICRDLCKCCLGIVFSLGFSALFLWLSLRTDPPKCSLQSLSLLAQNDTVVFQLSLHNDNKDKGVKYGVVLVTFALFLDNTTTRPLANTTLLPFYQGRGKTARKWGSAVAPRLARLNRTAAVKNGNVFLRVEFATRVKYKVWLSFYIKRHHLVGGANVEINASSGEKVEPKAIRLGDVPPRLGSRAAVVRSSYVAVVGVFVTVFFLT, from the coding sequence ATGGATATTTGCCGGGACCTCTGCAAGTGTTGCCTGGGCATCGTCTTCTCCCTGGGTTTCTCGGCGCTCTTCCTCTGGCTCAGTCTCCGCACGGACCCTCCCAAATGCTCCCTCcaatctctctctcttctcGCCCAAAACGACACCGTCGTCTTCCAACTTTCCCTTCACAACGACAACAAGGACAAGGGCGTCAAATACGGCGTCGTTCTCGTCACCTTCGCGCTCTTCCTCGACAACACCACCACGCGTCCTCTGGCCAACACCACGCTCCTCCCATTCTACCAGGGACGCGGAAAAACAGCGCGCAAGTGGGGTTCTGCCGTGGCGCCGCGCTTAGCACGACTCAACCGCACGGCGGCGGTGAAGAACGGGAATGTGTTCCTGCGCGTGGAGTTCGCTACTCGGGTGAAGTACAAGGTGTGGCTGTCGTTTTACATTAAACGACACCATTTGGTCGGAGGGGCTAATGTTGAGATTAATGCTAGCTCCGGGGAGAAGGTGGAGCCTAAAGCGATTAGGCTCGGAGACGTTCCTCCCAGGCTCGGGTCCCGAGCTGCGGTGGTTCGGAGTTCGTATGTGGCGGTTGTTGGAGTTTTTGTCACAGTTTTTTTTCTCACTTGA
- the LOC111240740 gene encoding uncharacterized protein LOC111240740 produces the protein MDVWEDLVYDDDVLHSFFKKCDSSASLIPGPAGNVQAAMLNRLSSEEPKSTQEFARQVAQATFERDFNSNAWIWAEMFIQHHELVTDGKMENLNSLTEAKKSWVLPVVACLLKECKPNGLGDMLLTIKDPSGTMQASLHKKVLQDPEFGNHIGVGSVMVLNLVRGLSQNNIK, from the exons ATGGATGTCTGGGAAGACCTTGTGTATGATGATGATGTCCTCCATTCCTTTTTCAAGAAATGTGATTCATCAGCATCACTAATACCTGGCCCAGCAGGCAATGTTCAAGCTGCTATGTTGAATAGATTAAGCAGTGAAGAACCTAAATCCACACAAGAATTTGCTCGTCAAGTTGCTCAAGCCACATTTGAAAGAGATTTCAATTCCAATGCGTGGATATGGGCTGAAATGTTCATCCAACACCATG AACTCGTAACTGATGGAAAAATGGAGAACCTGAACTCCCTTACAGAGGCAAAAAAGTCCTGGGTACTTCCAGTTGTTGCTTGCCTATTGAAAGAATGCAAACCTAACGGTTTGGGAGACATGCTACTTACAATCAAG GATCCGTCAGGCACAATGCAGGCTTCGTTGCACAAGAAAGTTCTTCAAGATCCTGAATTTGGGAATCATATTGGTGTTGGCTCGGTTATGGTACTGAATCTTGTAAGAGGACTATCTCAAAATAACATCAAGTAA